In Tenebrio molitor chromosome 6, icTenMoli1.1, whole genome shotgun sequence, one genomic interval encodes:
- the east gene encoding uncharacterized protein east isoform X1 produces MATREKKLSVSRKQNTSSPLPPKEDVTSEETRTNPNNETPEDNQAAAKNSATKVSTTKVPLAKKLANKNTPKKLTKKPIALKLKPAIKKNVKIKQKMMKAILNNPKNTETKKKLLKNCVRQIKPRKTRLGKNSKAEENLPPVLEPILPIEEDLENKQSKKKGGRPPRIDNYAKKVCHSDSENLTIDPAKTKRVYRKRVKQENPASETIEDVMNDLSTLIKNNDTKEESDVVSESGKSDSLKPKRVIKKKKKENIENTLSKLSPAQRKVIDMLDLNVSKFKGLPIARRRHSIEKIPVGAVDADSSSLNRLSIFNNLPRCISPRSKNFPRLRQTADGLNRRPSPYKTRSDSPARILRNGKQRKLRDIELLEGLDIRHKRRRRNCSEFSGSEISLSKFSGYESDSSFSDMSSLHGAETIEAKDVEIIKIEKKESFETAEEFPENVQNPQIKRRLSNDAETNGSTIDTNSNLCLNKDTNLMNAPVKDEADATENAVINNSTEKVPEKSIILDIMKQTFNDTFEEKEDKEKRLSKARNVKQKVGTVSTTSFYNRSASMKNEKDGEAAPREESPAPVEEKSEPVPQINDEEEKIEETPVTENGESSSTVPQDLQDSEPNVQSGNDDEIESVVPNGDSCRDQPRIEETPENLAIKENILQALGLQSLKAAKEAKLKNREKAELRNNDYYTGTLKTVIKINRGEKKKGRNSMKMTLHKNKVKTVEQENNGMDEGYKLTKDGPSTSWKHGGQSSDTAGAHRKSHYSNRSNMDGSSEHTSDGEAGAQEGSTKALVIPEKASSFSIHPGRVCKDECCYCYGKFGLFDTPCHIAQMKSVERQNKILCAEKHLTRDSCLCDACYRHVDRKANTPSYTNKSLKRGAAVAPGPRQDHCHVLGCHKVASNILRRKWIIKMRRSICEVINIDLDNPGLHSIPICDEHYSALEYLMVCAMCKRRLAKNHVHYLGPETVDLNSALSAEGIPLTLTDKPVVCKLCKYFAAIILKPPDDRPENSSTFFAEYKKRLLHFNDIVPMDEAAAEEPIIIPTKDNKVEKEQIRKKRKMSKTQSMGGDGGSDSQVEVDKSDQSRVPSSDSTNQSRPESPSDYMVDYNTLIPSIAMECGSDSESKKESSTKSQMKKVPRPESVKQAVEISKNMKVKNDKSSDIAVQRLGSNPSISVRQLFPCEEDLPLQGQIEFGNVKERTPEGWEKCTSVIQYDMETKHLWQELQKPYGNQSSFLRHLILLEKYFRNGDLILAPNASHHSINYSESVHNRLRAYDNIPSSAGNVQPISMIPFNKSQKSNSGIITSTNTSKESQVSAPPVINAANLPKSTPITISQLNSPPLIPPPATVSKPKPVGAPPGLISLQPGTNRPVAPLVKVQQPQKIKFPITKNWRPNLIPIDPTKKNTERKAGLVQVISGGKPYHITLEDYKKMCAIKKSFELKQKRLQEASNGGGKAVKVSYNSVLKSMTPRKGLVISKTSTASPKSEPSDSENILDKLDKQVEKLETRLSENKPSLALPKIPKSLTVIPQTVTRKPSRPSSPVLLITPKPKQITNKS; encoded by the exons ATGGCAACTCGAGAAAAGAAGCTTTCAGTTAGCAGAAAGCAGAACACATCGTCCCCTTTACCGCCCAAGGAAGATGTAACATCCGAAGAAACAAGAACGAATCCAAACAATGAAACGCCAGAAGATAATCAAGCAGCGGCTAAAAACTCCGCTACGAAAGTATCAACTACCAAAGTTCCCCTAGCAAAAAAATTAGCCAATAAAAACACTCCTAAGAAACTAACAAAAAAGCCGATCGCTTTGAAACTGAAACCAGcaattaagaaaaatgttaaaatcaaacaaaaaatgatgAAGGCGATACTAAACAATCCCAAGAATACTGAAACTAAAAAGAAGTTgctcaaaaactgtgttagacAAATTAAACCGAGAAAGACTAGATTGGGTAAAAATAGTAAAGCGGAGGAGAATTTACCTCCGGTTTTAGAACCAATTTTGCCCATAGAGGAGGATTTAGAGAATAAACAGTCGAAAAAGAAAGGAGGAAGGCCTCCACGGATCGACAATTATGCAAAGAAAGTTTGCCATTCGGATAGTGAGAATTTGACTATCGACCCGGCGAAAACGAAAAGAGTGTACCGGAAGAGAGTTAAGCAAGAAAATCCTGCCAGTGAAACAATCGAAGACGTCATGAACGATCTGTCCActctaataaaaaataacgacACAAAAGAAGAATCCGATGTTGTATCGGAGTCGGGCAAAAGCGATTCTTTAAAACCTAAGAGAGTAAttaagaagaagaaaaaagaaaacatagaAAACACGTTGAGCAAATTGAGCCCCGCCCAGCGTAAAGTGATCGACATGCTCGATTTGAACGTGAGTAAATTCAAGGGTCTCCCGATCGCCAGAAGAAGACACAGCATCGAGAAGATTCCTGTCGGGGCCGTCGACGCGGACTCGTCCagtctcaatcgactctccatcTTCAACAATCTACCGAGATGCATCAGTCCTCGCTCCAAAAATTTCCCAAGACTTAGGCAAACTGCAGACGGGTTAAATCGGCGCCCAAGTCCTTACAAAACGAGGTCAGACTCGCCGGCGAGAATCCTGCGAAACGGTAAGCAGAGAAAACTTAGAGACATAGAACTCCTGGAAGGTTTGGACATCAGGCACAAAAGACGAAGGAGGAACTGCTCTGAATTCAGCGGCAGCGAAATATCGCTGTCGAAATTTTCGGGATACGAATCTGACAGTAGCTTTTCGGATATGTCTTCGTTGCACGGTGCTGAAACCATCGAAGCTAAAGACGTTGAAATCataaaaatcgagaaaaaagaGAGTTTCGAAACGGCCGAGGAGTTCCCGGAGAACGTTCAAAATCCACAAATCAAGAGGCGTCTCTCGAATGACGCGGAGACTAATGGTTCAACTATAGACACTAATTCGAATTTATGTTTGAATAAAGATACCAATCTAATGAACGCTCCCGTAAAGGACGAAGCAGACGCTACGGAAAATGCTGTGATTAATAATTCGACTGAGAAAGTTCCTGAAAAGTCAATCATCCTCGACATCATGAAACAGACTTTTAACGACACTTTTGAGGAAAAAGAAGACAAAGAGAAGAGATTGTCTAAGGCGAGAAACGTCAAACAAAAAGTGGGTACCGTCAGTACTACCTCATTCTACAACAGATCCGCGAGTATGAAGAATGAAAAGGATGGTGAAGCAGCACCGCGAGAGGAGAGTCCGGCTCCTGTTGAAGAAAAATCGGAGCCAGTACCTCAGATTAACGACGAAGAGGAGAAGATTGAAGAAACTCCGGTGACGGAAAACGGTGAATCGTCGAGTACAGTTCCACAAGATCTGCAAGATTCCGAACCGAATGTCCAAAGTGGTAACGACGACGAGATCGAGTCGGTGGTACCAAACGGCGACTCTTGCAGAGATCAACCACGAATAGAAGAAACTCCGGAGAATTTAGCGATCAAAGAAAATATCCTGCAAGCTCTGGGACTGCAAAGCTTGAAGGCAGCTAAAGAGGCGAAGTTGAAAAATAGGGAAAAGGCTGAATTGAGAAATAATGACTACTACACTGGTACACTTAAAACAGttatcaaaattaatcgaGGCGAGAAGAAAAAGGGTAGGAACTCCATGAAGATGACGCTGCACAAGAACAAGGTTAAGACCGTCGAACAAGAGAACAACGGAATGGATGAGGGTTATAAATTGACGAAGGAT GGTCCGTCCACGAGCTGGAAACACGGTGGTCAGTCGTCAGACACGGCTGGTGCGCACAGAAAGTCACATTATTCTAACCGCTCTAACATGG ATGGAAGCAGCGAACACACCTCGGACGGCGAAGCTGGCGCTCAAGAAGGATCTACCAAGGCGCTGGTCATCCCGGAAAAAGCCAGTTCCTTCAGTATTCATCCGGGACGAGTGTGCAAAGACGAGTGTTGCTACTGCTACGGAAAATTCGGATTGTTCGACACGCCCTGTCACATAGCACAAATGAAGAGTGTCGAACGGCAAAACAAAATACTGTGTG CCGAGAAACACTTGACGAGGGATTCGTGTCTGTGCGATGCTTGCTACCGACACGTCGACCGTAAAGCCAACACGCCTTCCTACACGAACAAATCTCTTAAAAGAGGTGCAGCGGTCGCACCAGGTCCCAGACAAGATCACTGCCATGTATTGGGTTGTCACAAAGTCGCGTCGAACATTTTGCGAAGAAAATGGATAATCAAGATGCGAAGAAGCATTTGCGAAGTG atcaATATAGATTTGGATAATCCCGGTCTTCACTCGATTCCTATATGTGATGAGCACTACTCCGCACTCGAATACCTTATGGTGTGCGCGATGTGCAAAAGAAGGTTGGCCAAAAACCACGTTCATTACTTGGGACCTGAAACTGTAGATCTGAATTCTGCACTGAGTGCAGAAGGGATACCTTTAACGTTGACTGACAAACCAGTTGTttgtaaattgtgtaaatactTCGCGGCGATCATTCTCAAACCTCCAGACGATCGCCCGGAAAACAGCTCCACGTTTTTCGCCGAATACAAGAAAAG ACTTCTTCACTTCAACGATATAGTCCCGATGGACGAAGCGGCAGCGGAGGAACCTATTATCATTCCCACGAAGGACAACAAAGTCGAGAAAGAACAAATCAGGAAGAAGCGGAAGATGTCGAAGACTCAGTCGATGGGTGGAGATGGTGGTTCTGACTCTCAAGTAGAAGTAGATAAATCTGACCAAAGTCGTGTGCCTTCATCTGATTCCACTAATCAGTCTCGTCCAGAATCACCGTCGGATTACATGGTGGACTACAACACTCTGATTCCCTCCATCGCGATGGAATGTGGCAGCGACAGCGAGTCCAAGAAAGAGTCTTCGACCAAGTCGCAAATGAAGAAAGTTCCGCGTCCTGAATCGGTGAAGCAAGCCGTGGAGATATCGAAGAACATGAAAGTGAAGAATGACAAGAGCAGTGATATTGCGGTACAAAGGCTAGGCTCGAATCCTTCGATTTCGGTGAGGCAACTGTTTCCATGCGAAGAAGACCTTCCACTGCAGGGCCAGATAGAGTTCGGAAACGTGAAAGAACGAACTCCTGAAGGATGGGAGAAGTGCACTTCGGTCATCCAGTACGATATGGAAACGAAACACTTGTGGCAAGAGTTGCAAAAGCCGTACGGGAACCAGAGCAGCTTCTTaagacatttaattttattggaaAAGTACTTCAGGAATGGCGATTTGATTCTAGCCCCCAATGCCAGTCATCACTCGATCAATTACAGCGAGTCGGTACACAATAGATTGAGGGCGTACGATAACATCCCCTCGAGCGCTGGAAATGTGCAACCTATCAGTATGATCCCGTTTAATAAATCACAAAAGAGCAACAGTGGAATTATAACTAGTACAAATACGAGTAAAGAGAGTCAGGTGTCTGCACCGCCGGTAATAAACGCTGCCAATTTACCTAAGAGTACCCCTATCACGATATCCCAGTTGAACAGTCCACCGTTGATACCTCCGCCCGCCACAGTATCAAAGCCTAAGCCTGTCGGTGCTCCGCCCGGTTTGATCTCGCTCCAGCCCGGCACGAACAGGCCCGTGGCCCCGCTAGTCAAAGTGCAACAACCCCAGAAAATCAAGTTCCCCATAACGAAAAACTGGAGACCGAATTTGATCCCGATAGACCCCACCAAGAAGAACACCGAACGGAAAGCCGGCCTGGTCCAGGTCATCTCCGGCGGCAAACCCTACCATATCACGTTGGAAGATTACAAGAAGATGTGCGCCATAAAGAAGAGTTTCGAGCTGAAACAGAAAAGACTTCAGGAGGCGTCGAACGGCGGCGGCAAAGCGGTGAAAGTGTCGTACAATTCTGTGTTAAAGTCGATGACGCCCAGGAAGGGCTTGGTGATTTCGAAGACGTCGACTGCCAGTCCGAAAAGCGAACCAAGTGATTCGGAAAATATCTTGGATAAACTGGACAAGCAAGTGGAAAAGTTAGAGACTAGATTGAGCGAGAACAAACCATCTTTAGCTTTACCGAAAATACCTAAATCGTTGACTGTTATCCCGCAAACGGTTACTCGGAAACCCTCGCGGCCTTCAAGTCCTGTTCTCTTAATTACTCCGAAACCAAAACAAATTACGAATAAGTCATGA
- the east gene encoding uncharacterized protein east isoform X2: MATREKKLSVSRKQNTSSPLPPKEDVTSEETRTNPNNETPEDNQAAAKNSATKVSTTKVPLAKKLANKNTPKKLTKKPIALKLKPAIKKNVKIKQKMMKAILNNPKNTETKKKLLKNCVRQIKPRKTRLGKNSKAEENLPPVLEPILPIEEDLENKQSKKKGGRPPRIDNYAKKVCHSDSENLTIDPAKTKRVYRKRVKQENPASETIEDVMNDLSTLIKNNDTKEESDVVSESGKSDSLKPKRVIKKKKKENIENTLSKLSPAQRKVIDMLDLNVSKFKGLPIARRRHSIEKIPVGAVDADSSSLNRLSIFNNLPRCISPRSKNFPRLRQTADGLNRRPSPYKTRSDSPARILRNGKQRKLRDIELLEGLDIRHKRRRRNCSEFSGSEISLSKFSGYESDSSFSDMSSLHGAETIEAKDVEIIKIEKKESFETAEEFPENVQNPQIKRRLSNDAETNGSTIDTNSNLCLNKDTNLMNAPVKDEADATENAVINNSTEKVPEKSIILDIMKQTFNDTFEEKEDKEKRLSKARNVKQKVGTVSTTSFYNRSASMKNEKDGEAAPREESPAPVEEKSEPVPQINDEEEKIEETPVTENGESSSTVPQDLQDSEPNVQSGNDDEIESVVPNGDSCRDQPRIEETPENLAIKENILQALGLQSLKAAKEAKLKNREKAELRNNDYYTGTLKTVIKINRGEKKKGRNSMKMTLHKNKVKTVEQENNGMDEGYKLTKDGPSTSWKHGGQSSDTADGSSEHTSDGEAGAQEGSTKALVIPEKASSFSIHPGRVCKDECCYCYGKFGLFDTPCHIAQMKSVERQNKILCAEKHLTRDSCLCDACYRHVDRKANTPSYTNKSLKRGAAVAPGPRQDHCHVLGCHKVASNILRRKWIIKMRRSICEVINIDLDNPGLHSIPICDEHYSALEYLMVCAMCKRRLAKNHVHYLGPETVDLNSALSAEGIPLTLTDKPVVCKLCKYFAAIILKPPDDRPENSSTFFAEYKKRLLHFNDIVPMDEAAAEEPIIIPTKDNKVEKEQIRKKRKMSKTQSMGGDGGSDSQVEVDKSDQSRVPSSDSTNQSRPESPSDYMVDYNTLIPSIAMECGSDSESKKESSTKSQMKKVPRPESVKQAVEISKNMKVKNDKSSDIAVQRLGSNPSISVRQLFPCEEDLPLQGQIEFGNVKERTPEGWEKCTSVIQYDMETKHLWQELQKPYGNQSSFLRHLILLEKYFRNGDLILAPNASHHSINYSESVHNRLRAYDNIPSSAGNVQPISMIPFNKSQKSNSGIITSTNTSKESQVSAPPVINAANLPKSTPITISQLNSPPLIPPPATVSKPKPVGAPPGLISLQPGTNRPVAPLVKVQQPQKIKFPITKNWRPNLIPIDPTKKNTERKAGLVQVISGGKPYHITLEDYKKMCAIKKSFELKQKRLQEASNGGGKAVKVSYNSVLKSMTPRKGLVISKTSTASPKSEPSDSENILDKLDKQVEKLETRLSENKPSLALPKIPKSLTVIPQTVTRKPSRPSSPVLLITPKPKQITNKS, from the exons ATGGCAACTCGAGAAAAGAAGCTTTCAGTTAGCAGAAAGCAGAACACATCGTCCCCTTTACCGCCCAAGGAAGATGTAACATCCGAAGAAACAAGAACGAATCCAAACAATGAAACGCCAGAAGATAATCAAGCAGCGGCTAAAAACTCCGCTACGAAAGTATCAACTACCAAAGTTCCCCTAGCAAAAAAATTAGCCAATAAAAACACTCCTAAGAAACTAACAAAAAAGCCGATCGCTTTGAAACTGAAACCAGcaattaagaaaaatgttaaaatcaaacaaaaaatgatgAAGGCGATACTAAACAATCCCAAGAATACTGAAACTAAAAAGAAGTTgctcaaaaactgtgttagacAAATTAAACCGAGAAAGACTAGATTGGGTAAAAATAGTAAAGCGGAGGAGAATTTACCTCCGGTTTTAGAACCAATTTTGCCCATAGAGGAGGATTTAGAGAATAAACAGTCGAAAAAGAAAGGAGGAAGGCCTCCACGGATCGACAATTATGCAAAGAAAGTTTGCCATTCGGATAGTGAGAATTTGACTATCGACCCGGCGAAAACGAAAAGAGTGTACCGGAAGAGAGTTAAGCAAGAAAATCCTGCCAGTGAAACAATCGAAGACGTCATGAACGATCTGTCCActctaataaaaaataacgacACAAAAGAAGAATCCGATGTTGTATCGGAGTCGGGCAAAAGCGATTCTTTAAAACCTAAGAGAGTAAttaagaagaagaaaaaagaaaacatagaAAACACGTTGAGCAAATTGAGCCCCGCCCAGCGTAAAGTGATCGACATGCTCGATTTGAACGTGAGTAAATTCAAGGGTCTCCCGATCGCCAGAAGAAGACACAGCATCGAGAAGATTCCTGTCGGGGCCGTCGACGCGGACTCGTCCagtctcaatcgactctccatcTTCAACAATCTACCGAGATGCATCAGTCCTCGCTCCAAAAATTTCCCAAGACTTAGGCAAACTGCAGACGGGTTAAATCGGCGCCCAAGTCCTTACAAAACGAGGTCAGACTCGCCGGCGAGAATCCTGCGAAACGGTAAGCAGAGAAAACTTAGAGACATAGAACTCCTGGAAGGTTTGGACATCAGGCACAAAAGACGAAGGAGGAACTGCTCTGAATTCAGCGGCAGCGAAATATCGCTGTCGAAATTTTCGGGATACGAATCTGACAGTAGCTTTTCGGATATGTCTTCGTTGCACGGTGCTGAAACCATCGAAGCTAAAGACGTTGAAATCataaaaatcgagaaaaaagaGAGTTTCGAAACGGCCGAGGAGTTCCCGGAGAACGTTCAAAATCCACAAATCAAGAGGCGTCTCTCGAATGACGCGGAGACTAATGGTTCAACTATAGACACTAATTCGAATTTATGTTTGAATAAAGATACCAATCTAATGAACGCTCCCGTAAAGGACGAAGCAGACGCTACGGAAAATGCTGTGATTAATAATTCGACTGAGAAAGTTCCTGAAAAGTCAATCATCCTCGACATCATGAAACAGACTTTTAACGACACTTTTGAGGAAAAAGAAGACAAAGAGAAGAGATTGTCTAAGGCGAGAAACGTCAAACAAAAAGTGGGTACCGTCAGTACTACCTCATTCTACAACAGATCCGCGAGTATGAAGAATGAAAAGGATGGTGAAGCAGCACCGCGAGAGGAGAGTCCGGCTCCTGTTGAAGAAAAATCGGAGCCAGTACCTCAGATTAACGACGAAGAGGAGAAGATTGAAGAAACTCCGGTGACGGAAAACGGTGAATCGTCGAGTACAGTTCCACAAGATCTGCAAGATTCCGAACCGAATGTCCAAAGTGGTAACGACGACGAGATCGAGTCGGTGGTACCAAACGGCGACTCTTGCAGAGATCAACCACGAATAGAAGAAACTCCGGAGAATTTAGCGATCAAAGAAAATATCCTGCAAGCTCTGGGACTGCAAAGCTTGAAGGCAGCTAAAGAGGCGAAGTTGAAAAATAGGGAAAAGGCTGAATTGAGAAATAATGACTACTACACTGGTACACTTAAAACAGttatcaaaattaatcgaGGCGAGAAGAAAAAGGGTAGGAACTCCATGAAGATGACGCTGCACAAGAACAAGGTTAAGACCGTCGAACAAGAGAACAACGGAATGGATGAGGGTTATAAATTGACGAAGGAT GGTCCGTCCACGAGCTGGAAACACGGTGGTCAGTCGTCAGACACGGCTG ATGGAAGCAGCGAACACACCTCGGACGGCGAAGCTGGCGCTCAAGAAGGATCTACCAAGGCGCTGGTCATCCCGGAAAAAGCCAGTTCCTTCAGTATTCATCCGGGACGAGTGTGCAAAGACGAGTGTTGCTACTGCTACGGAAAATTCGGATTGTTCGACACGCCCTGTCACATAGCACAAATGAAGAGTGTCGAACGGCAAAACAAAATACTGTGTG CCGAGAAACACTTGACGAGGGATTCGTGTCTGTGCGATGCTTGCTACCGACACGTCGACCGTAAAGCCAACACGCCTTCCTACACGAACAAATCTCTTAAAAGAGGTGCAGCGGTCGCACCAGGTCCCAGACAAGATCACTGCCATGTATTGGGTTGTCACAAAGTCGCGTCGAACATTTTGCGAAGAAAATGGATAATCAAGATGCGAAGAAGCATTTGCGAAGTG atcaATATAGATTTGGATAATCCCGGTCTTCACTCGATTCCTATATGTGATGAGCACTACTCCGCACTCGAATACCTTATGGTGTGCGCGATGTGCAAAAGAAGGTTGGCCAAAAACCACGTTCATTACTTGGGACCTGAAACTGTAGATCTGAATTCTGCACTGAGTGCAGAAGGGATACCTTTAACGTTGACTGACAAACCAGTTGTttgtaaattgtgtaaatactTCGCGGCGATCATTCTCAAACCTCCAGACGATCGCCCGGAAAACAGCTCCACGTTTTTCGCCGAATACAAGAAAAG ACTTCTTCACTTCAACGATATAGTCCCGATGGACGAAGCGGCAGCGGAGGAACCTATTATCATTCCCACGAAGGACAACAAAGTCGAGAAAGAACAAATCAGGAAGAAGCGGAAGATGTCGAAGACTCAGTCGATGGGTGGAGATGGTGGTTCTGACTCTCAAGTAGAAGTAGATAAATCTGACCAAAGTCGTGTGCCTTCATCTGATTCCACTAATCAGTCTCGTCCAGAATCACCGTCGGATTACATGGTGGACTACAACACTCTGATTCCCTCCATCGCGATGGAATGTGGCAGCGACAGCGAGTCCAAGAAAGAGTCTTCGACCAAGTCGCAAATGAAGAAAGTTCCGCGTCCTGAATCGGTGAAGCAAGCCGTGGAGATATCGAAGAACATGAAAGTGAAGAATGACAAGAGCAGTGATATTGCGGTACAAAGGCTAGGCTCGAATCCTTCGATTTCGGTGAGGCAACTGTTTCCATGCGAAGAAGACCTTCCACTGCAGGGCCAGATAGAGTTCGGAAACGTGAAAGAACGAACTCCTGAAGGATGGGAGAAGTGCACTTCGGTCATCCAGTACGATATGGAAACGAAACACTTGTGGCAAGAGTTGCAAAAGCCGTACGGGAACCAGAGCAGCTTCTTaagacatttaattttattggaaAAGTACTTCAGGAATGGCGATTTGATTCTAGCCCCCAATGCCAGTCATCACTCGATCAATTACAGCGAGTCGGTACACAATAGATTGAGGGCGTACGATAACATCCCCTCGAGCGCTGGAAATGTGCAACCTATCAGTATGATCCCGTTTAATAAATCACAAAAGAGCAACAGTGGAATTATAACTAGTACAAATACGAGTAAAGAGAGTCAGGTGTCTGCACCGCCGGTAATAAACGCTGCCAATTTACCTAAGAGTACCCCTATCACGATATCCCAGTTGAACAGTCCACCGTTGATACCTCCGCCCGCCACAGTATCAAAGCCTAAGCCTGTCGGTGCTCCGCCCGGTTTGATCTCGCTCCAGCCCGGCACGAACAGGCCCGTGGCCCCGCTAGTCAAAGTGCAACAACCCCAGAAAATCAAGTTCCCCATAACGAAAAACTGGAGACCGAATTTGATCCCGATAGACCCCACCAAGAAGAACACCGAACGGAAAGCCGGCCTGGTCCAGGTCATCTCCGGCGGCAAACCCTACCATATCACGTTGGAAGATTACAAGAAGATGTGCGCCATAAAGAAGAGTTTCGAGCTGAAACAGAAAAGACTTCAGGAGGCGTCGAACGGCGGCGGCAAAGCGGTGAAAGTGTCGTACAATTCTGTGTTAAAGTCGATGACGCCCAGGAAGGGCTTGGTGATTTCGAAGACGTCGACTGCCAGTCCGAAAAGCGAACCAAGTGATTCGGAAAATATCTTGGATAAACTGGACAAGCAAGTGGAAAAGTTAGAGACTAGATTGAGCGAGAACAAACCATCTTTAGCTTTACCGAAAATACCTAAATCGTTGACTGTTATCCCGCAAACGGTTACTCGGAAACCCTCGCGGCCTTCAAGTCCTGTTCTCTTAATTACTCCGAAACCAAAACAAATTACGAATAAGTCATGA